TTGGATTAGTGGCGAACGACGGCGTTTCGCTAGTGGTACTGATACAGTGATTCTCCTGCGTTTTGGACGTTgataagcaacagcaacccgaagagaaaatggaaaccgaaaGGTCATCTACGATGGCCGCTTTGAAGCAGGTGAGGAAACAGACGTGCCCAGACTAATTAGTGGTTATAGTGTACATTTTCGATACGTGATCCTAGTACCTCCTCTTGCTCTTTAATGTCGCGTGGAATATGAGACTGTTGGGCACACGCCAACGATCGTAAATCTCTTCTCTAACTTATCTCCCACCGTAGACATTGCTCTCCATATCGGTCTCACTGTCGTACTACTGCATCGGATTGGTGCGAGGTTACTCAGCACCGGCCGTACCATCGATGCACGAGACCGTCCCAGGATTGCTGCCATCGAAAAACATCGCCTCCTGGGTTAGCTCGATACCACCGTTCGGTGCGTTCTTCGGCAGTCTCGTTGCGTTTCCGCTCATGCACCGAATCGGTCGCAAGTACACGGTACTGATTGCGTCACCACTGTGGGCCATCGCCTGGGTACTGATTGCTACGGCCACTGATTGGCGCGTACTGTTTGCGGCACGCATGCTGTCCGGGTTTGCGGCCGGCCTCTCGCTACCGGCGGCCCAGGTGTACGTGAGTGAGTGTAGCGATCCCGCGATCCGCGGTGTCATCGGTTCCCTGCCGGCCCTTGCCATGTCCGTCGGCATACTGGTGATGTACGTGATGGGAAAGTTCTTCGACTGGCAGCAGCTGGCGTGGATATGCTGCGGGATGGCATGCTGTCTCTTCCTGGCCGTTGCCTGCTTTCCCCAGAGTCCGGTTTGGCTTAAAACGAGAAAACAGTACGAAAAGGCCCACTACTCGGCCAAGTGGTTACACCTCGAAGGATTCACCTTCGATCCGAAAGCCACGCATCCGGGTGTCACTGTAGCACCGTCCAGCGCCTCGGAACTCAAACGACAAGCAGACAAACCACCGGCTAGCGTTCCACCGAAACCGTTCTCACGGGAAGCGCTACTCCGGCGTGAGATTCTGATACCGCTCGGCATTGGACTGACGCTGCTTTCGATCCAGCAGCTCAGTGGTATCGATGCGGTGATTTTCTTCACGGTGGAAATCTTCCGCTCGGCCGGTACAGCGATGGATAGCCACCTGGCAACGATCATCGTCGGAACGGTGCAGGTGCTGAGCAACATCAGTGCACTGTTTGTGGTGGATCGTGCGGGCCGTAAACCGTTGCTCATCCTCTCCGGTGTCATCATGTGCCTGGCGATGGCCTCGATGGGTGCTGCGTTCCATCTGAACTCGGTGGGCAATACGGACTTTGGGTATCTGCCGGTTCTCAGCTTGATCGTGTTCATGATCGGCTtctcggtcggtttcggtagCATCCCGTTCCTGCTGATGGGCGAACTATTCCCGACGGCACAGCGCAGTTTGCTCAGTTCGCTCGCCGGGTCCTTCAACCTGGCCATGATGTTCACCGTCATCAAAACCTACCATCCACTGGAAGATGTAAGCACGTTCTCACGACACACATGGcaacctctctttctctttctctctctgtagtGCTTTTCAAGTAATCTCCTTCTCGATTTTCAATCTTGATGCTCATCTTCCCCCGTCCAGCTCATTACCACATCCGGAACGTTTCTCATGTacagtgtgctgtgtgcacTGGGGGTTGCATTTGTCATCACGTGCGTACCGGAGACGAAGGGCCGTGAGCTGGAGAGCATTCAGAAGCTGTTCGAGCGCCGTACACCTCACAACCATCACAGCCAACCGAGCGCAAGCCCCAGGGAGATTGCGAAGCGTGGCCATGACAATCCCGCCATCACGGTGGCGGACGAGCTGGAATCCAAAACGATCGACACGCGACTCTAGCGTGGCCCCCTAGCTAGTATTACCGAAAGTAGATCTAAGCGGATAAGAAGCAATAAACCAACAACCGGTGCCATTCACagtacacaacacaacaccttTGCTAACTAAACTCACTGATACACATTATTTATTTCACATTAAAATCGAAAAGGAAACCAGACATCAGATCACCATACGGATCACACCGATACTGTGACACCGTATGGGCCtgtatggggggggggggggggagaggaaatCGTGACGCGAATCATCCGCAGTACCTACACGGACTGCCCATGGACGAACGCAAAATAAGggactcgtgtgtgtgtgtgtgtgtgtgtgcgagatgaGATTAAAAGcattcaaaacgaaaaactagcgggggggggggttaaacATGAACATTATATCGGCGAGCGGTCGGCGGGCGGACACTATCCCTGTGTCCGCAGCTTCATTGGACGATGAAGTGATAATAGTTTTTGAAGATCATCGGTGCGGTTTCATCGGAGATAAAGTTACGATCGGGGCGCTTCGAACCGAATGGATTGACCGCCGGTTCCTGGACTATTTTGAGCGGTCGGACGGATTCGCGCTGCaaccgatcgagatcgagcggtGATTCAAGCTCCGTATAGGCCGTGACCAGGATCGGACAGCCGGGTTCGGTAGCGGCACGGATGGTTTCGGGCCACGTATCTATTCCGGCGTACCCGGTCGTGCGGTGCAGTCCCGGGTTGAAGAAACAGATCAAATTCGGACGCTGGTAGCTGGACGAACGGCGGTAATCGTGGTACATCGTGCGGCTCTGGAAATCGAACGCAACCACGCGGCACTTCAACCGACAGGTGCGACACATTCTAGACGAAAGAGGCCAGAAGAttgggaaatgaaaaacaaacaattttagTATTTATTTCATACCAGATAAGACGTGCTAAGTCTCAGACTGTGGTTTGATCCAAGATTGGTGCTTGCACTGGATCGCTCTTACCTTTCGATTCGTCATCCAACACTAGACAGTATGGACGTTGTATCCTACCTGTTGTTTGGCCGTTTAGCCATATCCTCGGGTGCTAGAATAAGGGGCGCGCTTTGCAATTACTGACGTAGGTCTGGTGGCTGAGGAAGATGAACAAAACTCAGCAGTCTGCTGTACGCATGGATGATCTTCAGATGGGCAATAGTTGGAAAAACAGCTCCATGCTCTGAAGATCATCCGGGGTACGCGATGCTGTTTCACGGATAATAATGTAATGTAGGAATGGATTTTACCAGGAATTTGGAATGTCTTCTTACGGAGACGCAAATACAAAATCGTGCTcttgaaaaatgtgaaatgtaAAATTTGTGAGAAGAATAGCGCTACTCATTACTCAACTACTGACCAATTGAACGTTAAAAAAATCGTCATACCAATCTTGAATTACGAATAGAAACGATTGTATCAAAAAGTTTAATAGATCAATGAATTCCTTTACCAAAATTCTGCATTATAGGACGATGTGCAAAGTCAGAGATTATTAGAATGATGGTGGGAACTTACTGGTGACGCAGAAAGGACTTCTTTCTTAAGGCATTGAATGGTGTTTGGCCCTTAAGAACGTTTGTGCGAAAACAACCTCACAATCAAAGCGACACACCGATTATCActagagcgaagaaaaaaaaccaccgaagAACTGAGGAACTCAATCGAATGACAAACGCTACGCCGAGACATTAATCAGGTGTCATAGTTAACCCAGTATATTGCCAACCCATGTGTCCAACATTTGCTTACAGAAGTGGACATACGGGTGACTCGACGAGCagagaacggaacagaactCGGTTAGCACAGATGGAATAAAGAAGGTTTGCAGAGTTTAATGGTTATCACCGAGCCAGTAACTCAGAACATCTGAAGTATTTGTAGGATGCCTGGTTCTGGATCATCTCTAAACTAGCTATTTAGTATTTGCTTTGTCCTGTTTGCTCAATTgtgtggatcgatcgatttcgatcgagTAACATATCGGGGTTTAGCACAACAGCTAGTGAAATCACGAACACGAATGAATCTCCGCGGTTGTACTAGAGGAGCTGGAGTGGAGATAGGGTCAAGGGGATATGAAATAGTGACACAGGAAGGGAATCTATGGATGAGCCACATGAAACAAAGTCATCTAACAGACAGCGGTTCGTGCATCTGGATTAGCCGGAGTCGGAAGCCCTACCTTATGCGACTGATGATGTCGATGGGTAAATTCTCGACGTTCAGCTCGGGTCCGACAAACACCACTCGCAGTACGGCCACCTCTGGTACCAGGTGAAGGAAGAATGCTTCCCACTTATCTAGCGTATCGCCCTCGAACTGTAGTTCCGCTCCAACGAGATGAATGGTGAAGGTGGTCCCGAATAGCAGACCGGTACGCTGGTAAGCATGCAGGGCGGTCAATGGAGCCGTGGCTATCTGGGAAAGCACCGCATAGACACACTCATCTCGTAGCGCTGCGGAATCGCGAAGGAGGAGACCGGGTTGATTGGCCATTCAAACTGCTCAGATGTGCTTCGACCGACTGCTTATCATCTTACCGGAAGAGCTCTTGTACAGCTGCTTGATCGTTTCATCGATGTTGATGGGCAGTGGTGAGGATTTCGTGATGATACGCGACGGCAGGACCGGCTCAATGCGTCCGAGGATACGCTGGCGTAGGATCAGCTTCTGGAAGAGCAGGTACGCCTTACACCAACGGGCATGCGCAGCTAGCAGTAGGTGCGCGGGCTGTGCAGCACAGTACGAAACCTGGCGACAGTCTTTGCACTCCGTCAGAAGATCCTGTCTCCATTCGCGGCAATCTGGAGCAAGGCAGATGCGTGGAAACAGTACAATCTCGCGCTCGAAGGGCTGTAGCTGACGCTTGAGCGTTAGCTCAATCTGGTTGAGCGTGTGAACGCGTAGATTGCGGTACTCCTGAACGTTCAGCTTGCGCGCCAGTTGGTAAAGGTGACCTCCTGAAAAGGGTAAAAGGGGGTGTCCGATTACAGTGTCTCGTAAGAATGTTCGTTGCAGCTTACCTCGTTGTCCAGCAATTTCGCACAACACCGCGCAAAGGTCACGATGGGCTGGTTGGTCCGTCTGGCGATGTTCCTCGCCACAGTATGACACCATCTTGCACCGTTCGCAGTGGAAGAACGTTTTCAGCGGATTCTTACAGACCTACCGGGCGAGCAAAATAAACGACACACTTGGAGCATGATGTTTTATCGCGGATCCAACAGCGTCCTTACCTGGCAGATAGTTGCTATGAACACGGGACGCGGCATAAACTTGTACTCGATTgtatcctcttcctcctcatcgagCAGATCCTCCTCCAGTTCATCCTCCTCGGTAGTATCCGTACCGGGTGGTAGCGTCTTGGGCAGTATCTTCGCCATCGCGGCCGTCGCATTGAGGGCTTCGAGTTGCTTTTCCACATTGAACTTCACGTTGACCTCCTGCAGCGTAGGCATCAGCATACGGATCGCGTCTTTGGTGAAGAATGCTCCCAAAGGACTCCCTTCGAGATCCTCATCGGAGGGCATATCTTGCTTGGTTGCtgtgccggtaccggtaccagcACACGACGCCAAGGGTTTCGATGTTCCAGCATCCTCAGCAGTGGTGTTAGCAGATGAGCCACGCGCGGATGAACCTTGGCTCGATTGTAGTATACGCAGAACGCGCTCTAGGTCAAGTTTCTGTTTCACTTTTGCCGGCTCTTGAGGTCCGGCCGACTGTGATGACTCTGAAAGTGGGCCCGACGATGATTGCGGTAGCGATGAAAAGAGGGATGAAAAGAGTGAAGCTGGCGAAGAAGCGGATGATGATTGGGATGGGTTtgccgaggtggtggtggtggtggaggagatgGGTTTCGACGTGCTGCTTGTGCCACCCTCCGTTGACTCTGCTGCATCCGAACGATTGCGCTTCGAGCGCGGATAGGACAACAGCACGTCCGCTATGGTCGATATAATGTCCATGTTTTTCTTAAATGCTTCGGTTCTACTTTGCTCCGCTACCGGCGACCTGCAATCAGACTGTATTGTTGTCAAATGGTTATTCTCTGCGGGTTGATTGGTTATCGTTACCGTCGAGGCCTTGCCGCCCGGCTGCTTGATCGGGGTCTTCATCTTGGCGGCACTCTTGTTATGTAcgtccggtttcggtggcaCTTCCGGTTTCTTCTGGGCCGGTTTCGATTTGTTGTTGGCACCGGTggcagccgctgcagcagctgccgcacTGGGAGAAGAGGCAGGCTTGTTCACTCCATTGACGGTTTCATCGGTGAGCCGggatgctgcggctgctgctgctgctgctggcgctggcgctggcgctgcagCCGTTGCTGGTTCATTGCTGGCAGGAACTTGGGCAGGAGCTGGTGCTGAAGCTGGGGCAGGTTTGCCTGAAGGTGCTGCAGCTACAGGCGGTGCCTGTGCTACCTTGACCGCTGGGCTGGGAGGCTTATCCTTTTCTACCGAGGGAGACTTCCGCTTCAGGAACTCGGGCTTTGGTGGCGGATCGGGTTTCTTGGTTGCAGGTGGTGTGCTAGGTTTAGGGGCTGCTGCCGTTTTCGGTGGAGAAGGAGCCTTGGCAGTGGTCTTTGGTGGAGAAGCTCGTGATGCGGCAGTCTTAGGTGGCTGTGTCTTTTCCGGAGTTtttggctgttgttgctgctgctgctgctgtgtctgtTGCTTAGCGTTTCCGGCTGCCTTCGGTGCTGCCTTTGCTGCTGGGACTGGGGAGGCGGGTGATTGTAATGATTGCTCCTGCGATTTCGCTGCCACTACCGAGACGGGCTCAACAGAGGAGGCAAAATCGCCgctttggccgttttttgAACCGGTTGTCTGGACCTTGGCTGCGCTCTTGTCGTCTTCGGAGACACTGTTCTTGGGCGTGCGGGACTTGATGGTGTGCTTCTCGTCCTCCGACACACTGTTCTTGGGAGTTCGtttattctttttattattgtttttcgcCTCTTGCTTTGGAGCGGCCGGGGGCGTTGCGGTGGCTGCAGATCCGTTCTGTTGCTTCGGGGCTTCTCCATTCGAtttccgcttcgcttcttcctcGGCTTGCTTCTTGGTCTTTTCCGCTTCCTGTTTCAGTTTGtcttccgcttcttttttagctttttcttccgcttctttctTGGTCTTGGCTTCCGCCTCCTTCTTTAActtctcttccgcttccttcttgGCCTTGGcttctgcttccttctttaacttctcttccgcttcctttttggccttagcttccgcttcctttttcaacttttcttccgcttccttcttaGCCTTggcttccgcttccttcttcagcttctcttccgcttctttcTTAGCCTTGGCTTCGGCTTCCTTCTTCAAtttctcttccgcttctttcTTGGCCTTGgcttccgcttcctttttcaatttctcttcAGCTTCTTTCTTAGCCTTggcttccgcttccttcttcagcttctcttccgcttctttcTTAGCTTTGgcttccgcttcctttttcaacttttcttccgcttccttcttgGCCTTggcttccgcttccttcttcaacttctcttccgcttccttcttgGCCTTggcttccgcttccttcttcagcttctcttccgcttccttcttaGCCTTGGCTTCAGcttccttcttcagcttctcttccgcttctttcTTAGCTTTggcttccgcttccttcttcaacttctcttct
This sequence is a window from Anopheles darlingi chromosome 3, idAnoDarlMG_H_01, whole genome shotgun sequence. Protein-coding genes within it:
- the LOC125953757 gene encoding facilitated trehalose transporter Tret1-2 homolog, which codes for METERSSTMAALKQTLLSISVSLSYYCIGLVRGYSAPAVPSMHETVPGLLPSKNIASWVSSIPPFGAFFGSLVAFPLMHRIGRKYTVLIASPLWAIAWVLIATATDWRVLFAARMLSGFAAGLSLPAAQVYVSECSDPAIRGVIGSLPALAMSVGILVMYVMGKFFDWQQLAWICCGMACCLFLAVACFPQSPVWLKTRKQYEKAHYSAKWLHLEGFTFDPKATHPGVTVAPSSASELKRQADKPPASVPPKPFSREALLRREILIPLGIGLTLLSIQQLSGIDAVIFFTVEIFRSAGTAMDSHLATIIVGTVQVLSNISALFVVDRAGRKPLLILSGVIMCLAMASMGAAFHLNSVGNTDFGYLPVLSLIVFMIGFSVGFGSIPFLLMGELFPTAQRSLLSSLAGSFNLAMMFTVIKTYHPLEDLITTSGTFLMYSVLCALGVAFVITCVPETKGRELESIQKLFERRTPHNHHSQPSASPREIAKRGHDNPAITVADELESKTIDTRL
- the LOC125953767 gene encoding uncharacterized protein LOC125953767 translates to MCRTCRLKCRVVAFDFQSRTMYHDYRRSSSYQRPNLICFFNPGLHRTTGYAGIDTWPETIRAATEPGCPILVTAYTELESPLDLDRLQRESVRPLKIVQEPAVNPFGSKRPDRNFISDETAPMIFKNYYHFIVQ
- the LOC125953743 gene encoding neurofilament heavy polypeptide-like, encoding MAKKGKAKNGTTEGGQEVAAPPSPAAAAVPVPAPVKPVLEKPVKEEPAAKPQPNVENGTNGDGAGINRKNSRRNSKKKPAGEKPAANEEQQAPKEEASSTKSIKKRLRKKRTRLVHALEVATTNPAGESAQSLEELRQKIKAVENLLREVQAKAEEEQKKVESLKEAQAVQAKPAESETKEPRNRKTSESSSKNLSTEKTRKEAEAKKLATEKVQMQNEAKRLVEEKVKKEQEMKKLIEEKAKKDAEAKRLLEEKAAREAELAKLNQAKARVETVEQKINDLDQKRKETDAQKDQKTAPGSPKQKKEQARTRKDSESSKKKEAEDKAKKESEEKIKQEAETKAKKEAEEKLKKEAEAKAKKEAEEKLKKEAEAKAKKEAEEKLKKEAEAKAKKEAEEKLKKEAEAKAKKEAEEKLKKEAEAKAKKEAEEKLKKEAEAKAKKEAEEKLKKEAEAKAKKEAEEKLKKEAEAKAKKEAEEKLKKEAEAKAKKEAEEKLKKEAEAKAKKEAEEKLKKEAEAKAKKEAEEKLKKEAEAKAKKEAEEKLKKEAEAKTKKEAEEKAKKEAEDKLKQEAEKTKKQAEEEAKRKSNGEAPKQQNGSAATATPPAAPKQEAKNNNKKNKRTPKNSVSEDEKHTIKSRTPKNSVSEDDKSAAKVQTTGSKNGQSGDFASSVEPVSVVAAKSQEQSLQSPASPVPAAKAAPKAAGNAKQQTQQQQQQQQPKTPEKTQPPKTAASRASPPKTTAKAPSPPKTAAAPKPSTPPATKKPDPPPKPEFLKRKSPSVEKDKPPSPAVKVAQAPPVAAAPSGKPAPASAPAPAQVPASNEPATAAAPAPAPAAAAAAAASRLTDETVNGVNKPASSPSAAAAAAAATGANNKSKPAQKKPEVPPKPDVHNKSAAKMKTPIKQPGGKASTVAGSGAK